From Nycticebus coucang isolate mNycCou1 chromosome 6, mNycCou1.pri, whole genome shotgun sequence, the proteins below share one genomic window:
- the SRP14 gene encoding signal recognition particle 14 kDa protein isoform X1, producing the protein MVLLESEQFLTELTRLFQKCRSSGSVYITLKKYDGRTKPLPKKGSVEGFEPADNKCLLRATDGKKKISTVVSSKEVNKFQMAYSNLLRANMDGLKKRDKKSKSKKSKAAQ; encoded by the exons ATGGTGCTCCTGGAGAGCGAGCAG TTCCTGACGGAGCTGACCAGGCTGTTCCAGAAGTGCAGGTCGTCGGGCAGCGTGTACATCACCTTGAAGAAGT ATGATGGTCGAACTAAACCCCTTCCAAAGAAAGGTTCTGTGGAGGGCTTTGAGCCCGCTGACAACAAGTGTCTGTTGAGAGCTACAGATGGGAAAAAGAAGATCAGCACTGTG gtGAGCTCTAAAGAAGTGAATAAGTTTCAGATG GCTTATTCAAACCTGTTGAGAGCTAACATGGATGGGCTGAAGAAGCGGGACAAAAAGAGCAAGAGTAAGAAGAGCAAAGCAGCACAGTGA
- the SRP14 gene encoding signal recognition particle 14 kDa protein isoform X2, whose amino-acid sequence MVLLESEQFLTELTRLFQKCRSSGSVYITLKKYDGRTKPLPKKGSVEGFEPADNKCLLRATDGKKKISTVGKSQHNSECWVRLVLPLFSCGLFKPVES is encoded by the exons ATGGTGCTCCTGGAGAGCGAGCAG TTCCTGACGGAGCTGACCAGGCTGTTCCAGAAGTGCAGGTCGTCGGGCAGCGTGTACATCACCTTGAAGAAGT ATGATGGTCGAACTAAACCCCTTCCAAAGAAAGGTTCTGTGGAGGGCTTTGAGCCCGCTGACAACAAGTGTCTGTTGAGAGCTACAGATGGGAAAAAGAAGATCAGCACTGTG GGCAAGAGTCAGCATAATAGTGAATGTTGGGTAAGATTGGTATTACCGCTGTTCTCCTGTG GCTTATTCAAACCTGTTGAGAGCTAA